CGGCCGCGGTTGAGCTTCTCCCAGGTATAGCCGTCCTTGCTCGTGGCGAGGTGCAGACCGTCGGCTCCGTTCTGGATAAAATAGGTGAACAGGTAATCGGCGCGGGCGACGGACGCGGCGAGGAGGGCGAGGATGAGGACCAGCAGGCGAGGGGGTGTCATGGCGGGTGGCAACGGGACAGACGGATGAAAGGGCGGGGCGTTGCCGCGAACCTTGGCGGCCGCGGCGAGCTCGGTTGAGCTGAGCACCGAGGCGGGGCCGGTCAAACCCCCGTTGGCTGGACCGTCGAGCTTGGGCGGGTTCAGTCGCCCAGGGGACGTTCGTTCGTGAAGGCGCCGCTGGCGGGAACGGCAAACGTGGTCGGATCGTCGGGATGGGCGGGGTCGAAGGGCGTCCAGCCTTCGTTGAGGTGGGCGGCAAGCGGCAGGTGTTGGTCGCGGATGGCCTGCACGATGCACTTGGCGAGTTCGTAGGCGCCGTAGTTGTTGTGATGCGTGTTATCGATCACGCCGTTCGGCGCGGCGAAGGCGGCGGCGGAGCGCTCGGGGCCCAGCGCCTCGTAGAACCTGCGGCTGGCGGCATTGAGATCGATGAACGCGACGCCAAGTTCGCGGGCGGCCTCGCGTGCCGCGTCGGCGTACGCGATCAGCGAAGGCATCACGCGGCCGTCGGCCTCGAAGCCCCGGCGCTCCATGGGGGAGAGCAGCACCGGGGTGCCGCCGTGGGCGCGGATCGCCTCCACATGCTGCCGGATCTCGGCCTTGTACGTCGTGGCCGGGCCGCCCGTGCCCGCGGCGATCTGCTTCTGGTCGTTGTGGCCGAACTGCAGGAGCACCCAGTCCCCGGGACGGAGCGAACTCACCACCTTGTCCAGCCGACGCCGGCGCAGGGAGTCGCGATACGTTTCGCCCGACTCGCCGTGGTTGGCGATCGCGACGGTCGATTTGAAGAACGCGGGCAGCATCTGGCCCCAACTGGCGTACGGCTCCTTGGACTGATCGCACACGGTTGAGTCACCCAGGAGGAACACCGTGGGGACGTTCACGGGTTCGATGACCACCGCGCACACCGCGGGGCGGCGGTTGCTGAACTCGAGGGTGATGGCGTCGTCCCACGCCCACGCCTCCTGCACGGTCTCCCGTGGGGCTTTGAGTTTGACCGCGCCCGCGGGGACGCCGGGGCCGGCGGCGATCTGCGGCGTGCGAACATTGACGATGAACGATACCGTTTTGAGTTCGCCGGGATTGGTGTGGACCGCCTCGATGACCAGGCGGCGCAGCTCGGCCTTGATGGTCGCGTGCGTGGCGGCTTCCGCATCGCCCAGCGTAACGCTGACCCGGTAGTTGCCATCCCCCGCCACCCGGGCGGTGAAATGGAAAGGCCGGTCGCTGGTCAGGAAGTCGCTGCGTTCCGGGTGCCCGGTGGCCCGGTCAATTCCGACCACGGTCGCGCCCGGCTCCAGCCCAAAGCCGCGGTCCGTGGTGTAGGTGGTGTCGACCCGGACCGCCACCCAGTCGCTCGCGACTCGGCCGGTGCCGAAATCGAAGCGTTGGCAGACCTGCCGCTCGGTGGTGGCGGCCGCGGACGCGGAGAGCGCGAGGCTGGCGAGGAGAGGAAGGAGGCCGACAGGGGGCAGACGTACCACGGTGCAAAGAGGCAAGCGGCGATTCCGGGATGAGGCACGGCGCGGCGATGGCGGACGGTCCGACGAATCGGCGGCTTTTCGGCCATGCCGTTGCGCTGCAGGTTGCTGGCACTCACGGAGGTTGTGGCACGAGCACAGTGCCCGCAACAAACGCGGCGCTTATGCCAAGCATTGCGACGCCAAAACCCTTGCATCCAACGGGTGGCCCAAGTTCATTCGACAGTCCGCGCGTTCGTGCGGGCACATCGCAAACAGACTAACCAATACTGAACCTCCCGGAGAGTCCTATTATGGCAGTCAAAGTCGCAATCAATGGTTTCGGCCGCATCGGTCGCCTCGTTTTCCGCGCCCTCGTTGAGCAGGGCCTTCTCGGCACCACGCTCGACGTTGTCGCCGTCGGCGATATCGTGCCGGCAGACAATCTCGCGTACCTCCTGAAGTACGACTCCACCCAGGGCCGCTTCAATGGCACGGTTGGTTCGAAGAAGTCCGCCGCCGACAAAGCCGAGGACGACGTCCTCATCGTGAACGGCAAGGAGATCCTTGTCGTCAGCGCCAAGACCCCGGCCGAACTGCCGTGGGCCAAGCTCGGCGTCCAGCTCGT
The Opitutus sp. ER46 DNA segment above includes these coding regions:
- a CDS encoding rhamnogalacturonan acetylesterase produces the protein MVRLPPVGLLPLLASLALSASAAATTERQVCQRFDFGTGRVASDWVAVRVDTTYTTDRGFGLEPGATVVGIDRATGHPERSDFLTSDRPFHFTARVAGDGNYRVSVTLGDAEAATHATIKAELRRLVIEAVHTNPGELKTVSFIVNVRTPQIAAGPGVPAGAVKLKAPRETVQEAWAWDDAITLEFSNRRPAVCAVVIEPVNVPTVFLLGDSTVCDQSKEPYASWGQMLPAFFKSTVAIANHGESGETYRDSLRRRRLDKVVSSLRPGDWVLLQFGHNDQKQIAAGTGGPATTYKAEIRQHVEAIRAHGGTPVLLSPMERRGFEADGRVMPSLIAYADAAREAARELGVAFIDLNAASRRFYEALGPERSAAAFAAPNGVIDNTHHNNYGAYELAKCIVQAIRDQHLPLAAHLNEGWTPFDPAHPDDPTTFAVPASGAFTNERPLGD